One Sodalinema gerasimenkoae IPPAS B-353 DNA segment encodes these proteins:
- a CDS encoding hybrid sensor histidine kinase/response regulator has product MNSRRDQGYVYFLSEAPELLQAVEDGLLKLHEGNRIQNVHGMMRATHTLKGAAANVGLEGLKSISHSMEDAFKALYNEEIPIDNELEGLLFEGYECLRNALTAEMNQTPIDEEVLLNRAADVLARLRDKLGDDFGQKEYIPTSSELGFDIAKSIFELGVQQRLDELKRQVEQGDIQAIEDSLRSGAEVFVGLGESLNLPGWSQIAETVLQALGRSPKQIQTIGELALADYQQGQRQVLGGDRDSGGSPSAGLLALAQGTVPEAKVARGVVPSSPGPLDSLTTEEVRQDETALDVELGQFREFLGDKRYGKPVSSGVAEFFEEAIRTVAAWFAQEEEIPLANFCFELMVPKLPRKKANHKKTVVKTASGIKKWVEAFLTSIEQPKDSASFKLYRHWTMLSMVVMLAKFQYASDTQQPKTYEDVMLVEALRRLNRAVGDRYQELPPVSKQEKNWLQHPAVEQLRRAALEQESEEDEDLLEGVWGDLDDAPAAMSDDLISQGDESTLEAVVESNIPEPEIGAETGAKTGAEIAEGKSQTDPPQETSEAPLTTPASESTASDVVEDPVQEGEFFDETPSASKAKTQGTSRTAAGEGTTRQLVSVDIKGLERLNHRLGELLVDRNRQALEEEALQQSAVRLRSQIHQHRDTISQLLDWSERTLMVSGDAARVMGQDPFSGNPLSTPIAGDGFNFDSIADLHLLLKTAFGQVSGLEQNTEDIYGRSRELAQLMEKQQQLLSVMQDDLVDVRMLPFGEVLQRFPLMLQQLSRIQGKPVTLEMDGQDLLIEQSIAQKLYEPLLHLVRNAFDHGIESSDDRLAAGKPEVGTISIRAYNQGVQTTIEVRDDGRGLNLEGIRRKAVEGKFLSEEEARQIISTNHLDVLFEPGFSTAGQVNEISGRGVGLDVVRSQLQTLKGRIAVESQPGQGTVFILQIPLSITIAKVLVVQAGGSAYGLLLDSIDKIVMPPPGHLKHFENHRVLQLDTEDDNRTMVSVRQLADLLHYQSSLVEEKQEPTTNKLSISRDLSAPILLLRQASRLMGLEVDRIIGEQELVIRPLGQAIAPPPYVYGCSILSDSRLALVIDGGEIFQSQTGPTLPQTSVSHPQFSRSSQGRSAVALGPSDNPSSSASLDDRVSPLSLSPAVTDSRSQSIVLLVIDDSINLRHTLTATLRDAGYEVVQARDGQEAISQLQEHPEIALALCDIEMPHMNGFEFLTYCRQGGPLAQLPIVMLTSHSSQKYRQIAKELGCTGYLTKPLSQPELLSILEELLGEEGRGQ; this is encoded by the coding sequence ATGAACAGCCGTCGTGATCAAGGATATGTCTATTTCCTGAGTGAAGCCCCGGAGTTGCTGCAAGCCGTGGAAGATGGTCTGCTGAAACTTCATGAGGGAAATCGGATTCAGAATGTCCATGGCATGATGCGGGCAACTCATACCTTAAAGGGGGCGGCGGCGAATGTGGGCCTGGAGGGGTTAAAATCCATTTCTCACTCGATGGAGGATGCCTTTAAGGCTCTTTATAATGAAGAGATTCCTATTGATAATGAGTTGGAAGGTCTCTTGTTTGAGGGCTATGAATGTCTGCGAAATGCGTTGACAGCAGAGATGAATCAAACCCCTATCGATGAGGAGGTTTTGTTAAATCGAGCGGCAGATGTGTTAGCCCGCTTGCGGGATAAGTTGGGGGATGATTTTGGGCAAAAAGAGTATATTCCTACGTCATCTGAGTTGGGATTTGATATTGCTAAATCTATTTTTGAGTTAGGGGTTCAACAGCGTTTAGATGAGCTTAAACGCCAAGTTGAACAGGGAGATATTCAAGCCATTGAAGACAGTTTAAGGTCGGGAGCTGAGGTTTTTGTTGGCTTGGGGGAATCCTTAAATTTGCCCGGTTGGAGTCAAATTGCTGAGACGGTTTTGCAAGCCTTAGGCCGGAGTCCGAAACAGATTCAGACCATTGGCGAGTTGGCCTTAGCCGATTATCAACAGGGACAACGGCAGGTATTGGGGGGCGATCGCGATTCGGGGGGGTCACCATCGGCCGGATTGCTGGCCCTGGCCCAGGGAACGGTTCCCGAGGCGAAGGTGGCGCGGGGGGTGGTTCCTAGTTCCCCTGGGCCGTTGGACTCGTTGACCACGGAGGAGGTTCGCCAGGACGAGACGGCGTTGGATGTGGAACTGGGGCAGTTTCGGGAGTTCTTGGGGGACAAACGCTATGGAAAACCGGTGTCCTCTGGGGTGGCTGAGTTTTTCGAGGAGGCGATTCGCACTGTGGCGGCTTGGTTTGCCCAGGAGGAGGAGATTCCCCTGGCGAACTTTTGTTTTGAGTTAATGGTTCCCAAGTTGCCCCGTAAGAAGGCGAATCATAAAAAAACCGTGGTTAAAACCGCCTCGGGGATTAAAAAATGGGTTGAGGCCTTTTTAACCTCGATTGAGCAACCTAAGGATAGTGCCAGTTTCAAGCTTTATCGCCATTGGACAATGCTCTCGATGGTGGTGATGTTGGCGAAGTTTCAATATGCCAGTGATACCCAGCAGCCGAAAACCTATGAAGACGTGATGTTAGTCGAAGCCCTACGCCGTCTCAATCGGGCCGTGGGCGATCGCTATCAGGAATTACCTCCCGTCTCGAAACAGGAGAAAAACTGGCTTCAACACCCCGCCGTTGAGCAGTTGCGGAGGGCCGCCCTAGAACAGGAGTCGGAGGAGGATGAGGATCTCCTAGAAGGGGTTTGGGGAGATTTAGACGATGCCCCAGCGGCCATGAGCGATGACCTAATCTCACAAGGGGATGAATCGACCCTAGAGGCGGTGGTTGAGTCCAACATCCCAGAACCGGAGATAGGGGCAGAGACTGGGGCAAAGACTGGGGCAGAGATAGCAGAGGGAAAGTCCCAAACCGACCCCCCCCAGGAGACGTCAGAAGCCCCGTTGACCACTCCAGCCTCTGAATCAACGGCCTCTGATGTGGTTGAAGATCCCGTTCAGGAGGGAGAATTTTTTGATGAGACTCCCTCCGCATCCAAGGCAAAGACCCAAGGCACGTCCCGAACGGCTGCGGGAGAGGGAACAACGCGGCAGTTGGTGAGTGTGGACATCAAGGGACTCGAACGCCTCAATCACCGTTTGGGGGAGTTACTGGTCGATCGCAACCGTCAGGCCCTCGAAGAAGAAGCCCTACAACAGTCGGCAGTACGACTGCGATCGCAAATCCATCAACACCGAGATACTATTAGTCAACTTTTGGACTGGTCAGAACGAACTCTCATGGTGAGCGGGGATGCGGCCCGGGTCATGGGACAAGATCCCTTCTCTGGCAATCCTCTCAGCACCCCAATTGCCGGGGATGGCTTTAACTTCGATAGTATTGCCGATTTGCATCTACTCCTGAAAACCGCCTTCGGTCAAGTCTCGGGACTCGAACAGAACACCGAGGACATTTATGGTCGCAGTCGGGAACTGGCCCAGTTAATGGAAAAACAACAACAACTGCTTTCTGTGATGCAAGATGATTTAGTCGATGTTCGCATGTTGCCCTTTGGGGAAGTGTTACAGCGGTTCCCGTTGATGTTGCAGCAACTGTCTCGCATTCAGGGCAAACCGGTGACCCTGGAGATGGATGGCCAGGATCTTCTGATTGAACAGAGTATTGCTCAAAAACTCTATGAACCTCTGCTACATTTAGTTCGCAATGCCTTCGACCATGGGATTGAGTCCTCGGACGACCGTCTCGCGGCAGGGAAACCGGAGGTGGGGACTATCTCCATTCGTGCCTACAATCAAGGGGTTCAGACCACGATTGAGGTGCGGGATGACGGACGGGGATTGAACTTAGAGGGGATTCGTCGCAAAGCCGTAGAGGGGAAATTTCTCTCGGAGGAGGAGGCCCGACAGATCATTTCCACGAACCATCTCGATGTGTTGTTTGAACCAGGGTTCTCCACGGCGGGCCAGGTGAATGAGATTTCCGGGCGGGGTGTGGGCCTCGATGTGGTGCGATCGCAACTCCAGACCCTCAAAGGCCGAATTGCGGTGGAGTCTCAGCCGGGTCAGGGAACGGTCTTTATTTTGCAAATTCCCCTTTCGATTACCATCGCCAAGGTGTTGGTGGTTCAGGCGGGAGGGTCGGCCTATGGTCTCTTATTGGACTCCATCGATAAGATTGTCATGCCGCCACCGGGCCATCTCAAGCATTTCGAAAATCATCGTGTCTTGCAACTCGACACCGAAGACGACAACCGGACGATGGTATCGGTGCGTCAGTTAGCCGATTTGTTGCATTATCAATCGTCCCTAGTTGAGGAGAAACAAGAACCCACCACCAACAAACTCTCGATTTCCCGAGATTTAAGTGCGCCGATTCTCTTGCTGCGTCAGGCTAGCCGGCTGATGGGGTTAGAAGTCGATCGCATCATCGGGGAACAGGAGTTAGTGATTCGTCCTCTGGGGCAGGCGATCGCCCCGCCGCCCTATGTTTATGGTTGTAGTATCCTCAGTGATAGTCGTCTGGCGTTGGTAATCGATGGGGGGGAAATCTTCCAAAGCCAAACGGGGCCAACTCTGCCGCAAACCAGCGTATCTCACCCTCAGTTTAGCCGCAGTTCCCAGGGGCGATCGGCCGTTGCCCTGGGTCCCTCAGACAATCCCTCCTCGTCGGCCAGCCTGGATGATAGAGTGTCACCCCTGTCCCTGTCTCCTGCGGTTACCGACTCTCGGAGTCAGTCCATCGTTTTGTTAGTGATTGATGACTCTATCAACCTCCGCCACACCCTTACTGCCACCTTACGGGATGCCGGCTATGAGGTCGTCCAGGCCCGAGACGGTCAGGAAGCCATTTCTCAACTTCAAGAGCATCCCGAGATTGCCCTAGCCCTCTGTGATATTGAAATGCCTCACATGAATGGCTTTGAGTTCCTCACCTACTGTCGTCAGGGGGGTCCCTTAGCCCAACTCCCCATTGTCATGCTGACCTCCCACAGCAGCCAAAAATACCGCCAAATTGCCAAAGAACTCGGCTGTACTGGCTATCTAACGAAACCTCTCTCGCAACCGGAGTTGTTGTCCATATTGGAGGAGTTGTTGGGGGAAGAGGGGAGAGGGCAATAG
- a CDS encoding response regulator transcription factor, which yields MSTILVVEDSTSQREMIANLLRNQGMQVVPARSGVEALKYLKANTPDLVVLDIVMPNPNGYDVCRKMKAHPRTKDIPVIMCSCKGEEFDRYWGMKVGADAYIAKPFHPDEMINAVRQLLTL from the coding sequence ATGAGTACGATTTTAGTCGTTGAGGACAGTACCTCCCAACGGGAGATGATTGCTAACCTGTTACGAAACCAGGGAATGCAGGTAGTACCAGCGCGGAGTGGCGTGGAGGCCCTAAAGTATCTCAAGGCCAATACCCCCGATTTGGTGGTATTGGATATTGTGATGCCCAATCCCAACGGGTATGACGTCTGCCGCAAGATGAAGGCACATCCCCGTACGAAGGATATTCCAGTCATCATGTGTTCCTGCAAAGGGGAGGAGTTTGATCGCTACTGGGGCATGAAGGTCGGGGCGGATGCCTATATCGCCAAACCCTTCCACCCGGATGAGATGATTAACGCGGTTCGCCAACTGCTGACTCTGTGA